The following are from one region of the Eubacterium sp. MSJ-33 genome:
- a CDS encoding type II toxin-antitoxin system RelB/DinJ family antitoxin has protein sequence MARTSSIYARVEPELKEQAELVLDQLGIPMSNAVGMFLRQVVLQRGIPFDMKLPQSQPLAYGSLTKEQFDAEINKGIKDIDEGRVYSIDDVESEMHRDFGI, from the coding sequence ATGGCTAGGACATCAAGCATATATGCAAGGGTTGAGCCTGAATTAAAAGAACAGGCAGAACTTGTATTAGACCAGTTAGGAATTCCGATGTCTAATGCGGTTGGTATGTTTTTGAGACAGGTTGTTTTGCAACGTGGCATTCCCTTTGATATGAAATTACCCCAAAGTCAGCCATTAGCATATGGTTCGCTTACAAAGGAACAATTTGACGCAGAAATTAACAAAGGAATTAAGGATATAGACGAGGGCAGGGTCTATTCAATAGATGATGTTGAATCAGAAATGCATAGGGATTTTGGTATATGA
- a CDS encoding ArdC family protein gives MGKNQEKIKEALDRIEDGLAAINSDENWLSYLCFQSKFYNYSFGNTMLIYSQNPQATYVKGYKAWNQLGRYVKKGSRGLAILAPCFRKTDKMEQEEEIFYQKSEDEKKKERVISGFRVTYVYDIADTEGSDEYLPVLVKGLTGNSKKERTIYEKILKVVSKEHTVKEVTGTAAKGSYNLETGVICVRGDLDYLQKIKTLLHEYAHSIDFTLHPEQDVRHNRRELIAESVAYVVGVNLGLDTSSYSMSYIKSWMQDTDELKIIADTVQKISALIINNFNDLED, from the coding sequence ATGGGTAAGAATCAGGAAAAAATAAAAGAAGCCCTTGACCGTATTGAAGATGGTCTGGCTGCTATCAATTCAGATGAGAACTGGCTCAGTTATTTGTGTTTTCAAAGCAAGTTTTATAATTACTCATTTGGAAATACAATGCTTATCTATTCGCAGAATCCGCAGGCAACTTATGTGAAAGGATATAAAGCATGGAATCAGCTGGGAAGATATGTTAAGAAGGGAAGCCGGGGACTGGCTATTTTAGCTCCGTGTTTTCGCAAGACGGATAAAATGGAACAGGAGGAAGAAATATTTTATCAGAAATCTGAAGATGAGAAAAAAAAAGAAAGAGTTATTTCTGGCTTCCGTGTCACATATGTTTATGATATTGCTGATACAGAAGGTTCCGATGAATATTTGCCTGTGCTTGTAAAAGGTCTTACAGGAAACAGTAAAAAAGAAAGGACTATTTATGAAAAGATATTGAAAGTCGTATCAAAAGAGCATACAGTGAAGGAAGTCACGGGAACTGCTGCTAAAGGCTCTTACAACCTTGAAACAGGAGTAATTTGCGTCAGGGGTGATTTGGATTATTTGCAGAAAATAAAGACCCTGTTACACGAATACGCACATTCCATTGATTTTACACTTCATCCGGAACAGGATGTAAGACACAACCGCAGGGAATTGATTGCTGAATCGGTGGCTTATGTAGTAGGTGTGAATCTGGGACTTGATACAAGCTCCTATTCCATGAGTTATATCAAAAGCTGGATGCAGGATACGGATGAGTTAAAAATCATTGCTGATACGGTGCAGAAGATATCGGCACTAATTATCAACAATTTTAATGATTTAGAAGATTAA
- a CDS encoding type II toxin-antitoxin system RelE/ParE family toxin, with product MSFRIQFTSGARQDLRDIFEYIAFELLVPDTAKAQTKRIIDEIRTLDVFPMRYPLYEDEPWHSIGLRFFPIDNYLIFYRTDEEKEIVSIVRIMYGGRDISRQLSE from the coding sequence ATGAGTTTTAGAATACAGTTTACGTCTGGTGCAAGACAGGATTTGAGGGATATATTTGAATATATTGCATTTGAATTACTTGTGCCGGATACAGCAAAAGCACAGACAAAGAGAATTATAGACGAAATAAGGACGTTAGATGTGTTCCCTATGCGTTATCCACTGTATGAAGATGAGCCTTGGCACAGCATAGGACTTAGATTTTTTCCTATAGATAATTATTTGATTTTTTATCGGACTGATGAAGAAAAAGAAATTGTGAGTATAGTGCGAATTATGTACGGTGGGAGAGACATTAGCAGACAGTTAAGTGAATAG
- a CDS encoding YlcI/YnfO family protein has product MAFQLKQDKKESENKTIRFPVPLIQRIEAAIQNQNVSFSSFVIQACEYALHDMEKRDSSKIQETDRQPSND; this is encoded by the coding sequence ATGGCATTTCAATTAAAACAAGACAAAAAAGAATCCGAAAATAAAACTATCCGTTTTCCTGTCCCACTTATCCAAAGAATAGAAGCTGCTATTCAGAACCAGAATGTATCATTTTCCAGTTTTGTAATACAGGCTTGCGAATATGCCCTACACGATATGGAAAAAAGAGATTCTTCCAAGATACAGGAAACAGACAGACAACCTTCCAATGATTAG
- a CDS encoding DUF5688 family protein, with translation MVTETIKTTMKEFAEAVRDAVEASLGEEYQVQINDVVRNNDMHLTGLVIYNGISNMAPNIYLENYFSHYQEGMTMDEISQDIIRTYEKYRVSENFDTTIFFDFNRVKDRICYKLVNAKRNQERLADTPCMEFYDLVLVPYILIAMDENGIQSCLVKDYMLGVWDVSKETLFDLAKQNTQRLFCSRVESLKNVIMGIMKPEMSDEEADEFYEMSEDVEEAVPMYVCTNSSKMYGAGTIFYDGLLKDFADRIGSDFYILPSSIHETLFIPASAGMDVELLKEMVRDVNHTEVLPNEILSDNVYYYDRNSDHVEIR, from the coding sequence ATGGTTACAGAAACAATCAAAACAACAATGAAGGAGTTCGCAGAAGCAGTCAGGGATGCTGTAGAAGCATCTTTGGGAGAGGAATATCAGGTGCAGATAAATGATGTGGTAAGAAATAATGATATGCACTTAACAGGGCTTGTTATCTACAATGGAATTAGTAACATGGCACCGAATATCTATCTGGAAAACTATTTTAGCCATTATCAGGAAGGGATGACAATGGATGAGATAAGTCAGGATATTATCCGTACATATGAGAAATACAGGGTATCAGAGAATTTTGATACAACAATATTCTTTGACTTCAACAGGGTAAAAGACCGTATCTGCTACAAGCTGGTAAATGCTAAGCGGAATCAGGAACGGTTGGCGGATACCCCATGTATGGAGTTTTACGATTTGGTGTTAGTTCCATATATTTTGATTGCAATGGATGAGAATGGTATTCAAAGCTGTCTGGTAAAGGATTATATGCTGGGAGTGTGGGATGTCAGCAAAGAAACCCTGTTTGATTTGGCAAAACAGAATACACAGAGATTATTCTGTAGCAGGGTGGAATCCTTGAAAAATGTAATAATGGGTATTATGAAACCGGAAATGAGTGATGAAGAAGCAGATGAGTTCTATGAAATGAGTGAAGATGTGGAGGAAGCTGTTCCCATGTATGTATGCACGAATTCTTCTAAAATGTATGGTGCAGGTACTATATTCTATGATGGTCTGCTGAAAGACTTTGCAGACCGTATAGGCAGTGATTTTTATATCTTGCCAAGCAGTATTCATGAAACATTGTTTATTCCTGCATCCGCAGGGATGGATGTTGAACTTTTGAAGGAAATGGTGCGAGATGTAAATCATACAGAAGTTTTGCCCAATGAAATCTTATCTGACAATGTGTATTACTATGACCGTAATTCAGACCATGTGGAAATAAGGTAA